In Neorhizobium galegae, the following proteins share a genomic window:
- a CDS encoding MalY/PatB family protein, translating to MTDFDAVHERRGTGSSKWSKYPDDVLPMWVADMDFPAAPEIVEAIRNRLEHPMLGYGVARDELRARIVADMQEKYGWTVSPDEIVFLPGVVPGFNMALHAMLQPGDGVLVQTPVYRPILEAPANWNLVRHEAPLTPAGEGYVMDADAFAAELAKSKALLFCNPQNPTGKVFTAEELRTITNLCRQNDTLIISDEIHCDLLFDGRRHVPIATLSQDAANRTITLMAASKTYNIAGLKTAFAIVGNKAIREKFNQARLGMVDNANIIGLEATLAAFSKAGDWKTRMLAYIEANRDFLSAELARRFPKIKLIPSEGTFLAWLDCTELGLEPNAQSYFLEHGKVGFNAGSEFGEAYGNFVRVNFGCPRTLLEEGLSRMERAIGRNT from the coding sequence ATGACCGATTTCGATGCGGTGCACGAACGCCGGGGCACCGGCAGCTCGAAGTGGAGCAAGTATCCGGACGACGTGCTGCCCATGTGGGTCGCCGACATGGACTTCCCCGCAGCACCGGAGATCGTCGAAGCCATCCGCAACCGGCTCGAACATCCGATGCTCGGCTACGGCGTCGCCCGCGACGAACTGCGCGCCCGGATCGTCGCCGATATGCAGGAAAAATACGGCTGGACCGTCTCGCCCGACGAGATCGTCTTCCTCCCCGGAGTCGTACCCGGCTTCAACATGGCGCTGCACGCGATGCTTCAGCCCGGCGACGGCGTACTGGTGCAGACGCCGGTCTACCGTCCCATCCTCGAAGCCCCCGCGAATTGGAACCTTGTTCGACACGAAGCGCCGCTTACCCCGGCTGGTGAAGGCTATGTGATGGATGCCGATGCCTTCGCGGCGGAACTGGCAAAATCGAAGGCACTGCTGTTCTGCAACCCGCAGAACCCCACAGGCAAAGTATTCACGGCAGAGGAACTGAGGACAATCACCAACCTCTGCCGCCAGAACGATACGCTGATCATCTCCGACGAAATCCATTGCGACCTTCTGTTCGATGGTCGCCGCCACGTACCGATCGCCACGCTTTCGCAAGATGCCGCCAATCGCACCATCACCCTGATGGCTGCCAGCAAGACCTACAACATCGCCGGCCTCAAGACCGCCTTCGCGATCGTTGGCAACAAGGCGATCCGCGAAAAATTCAACCAGGCGCGGCTCGGAATGGTCGACAACGCCAATATCATCGGGCTCGAGGCGACGCTTGCGGCCTTCTCGAAGGCGGGAGACTGGAAGACGCGGATGCTCGCCTATATCGAGGCTAACCGAGATTTTCTATCGGCCGAACTGGCGCGCCGGTTTCCCAAGATCAAGCTCATCCCGTCGGAAGGCACGTTCCTCGCCTGGCTCGACTGCACGGAACTCGGTCTGGAACCGAACGCGCAGAGCTATTTCCTCGAGCACGGCAAGGTCGGCTTTAATGCCGGATCGGAATTCGGGGAGGCCTACGGCAACTTCGTCCGCGTCAATTTCGGATGCCCGCGCACCCTGCTTGAGGAGGGCCTGAGCCGCATGGAACGCGCAATCGGCCGGAATACCTGA
- the rhaI gene encoding L-rhamnose catabolism isomerase, with product MAELKITTNVIAAENDKRTAALKSDYDALGDNLSRRGIDIETITRDVEKFFVAVPSWGVGTGGTRFARFPGQGEPRGIFDKLDDCAVIHQLTRATPTVSLHIPWDKADPGELRAKGEALGLGFDAMNSNTFSDAPGQAHSYKYGSLSHTNAATRAQAIEHNLECIEIGKAIGSKALTVWIGDGSNFPGQSHFTRVFERYLASMAEIYKALPDDWRLFSEHKMYEPAFYSTVVQDWGTNYLIANTLGPKAFCLVDLGHHAPNTNIEMIVARLIQFGKLGGFHFNDSKYGDDDLDAGAIEPYRLFLVFNELVDAEHRGIRDFRPAHMIDQSHNVTDPIESLISSANEIRRAYAQALLVDRVALDDFQQENDALMASETLKRAYRTDVEPILAEARRRTGGAIDPVAAYRASGYRKQVAAERPASTSGGGGIV from the coding sequence ATGGCCGAGTTAAAGATCACAACCAATGTGATCGCCGCCGAAAACGACAAACGCACAGCAGCGCTCAAATCCGACTACGACGCGCTCGGCGATAACCTGTCGCGGCGCGGCATCGATATCGAAACGATTACCCGGGATGTCGAAAAGTTCTTCGTCGCCGTACCCTCCTGGGGCGTCGGCACCGGCGGCACGCGCTTCGCCCGTTTCCCGGGTCAGGGTGAGCCGCGCGGCATTTTCGACAAGCTCGATGATTGCGCCGTCATTCACCAGCTGACCCGCGCGACCCCGACGGTTTCGCTGCATATCCCGTGGGACAAGGCGGATCCGGGGGAGTTGCGCGCCAAGGGCGAAGCACTGGGCCTCGGTTTCGACGCGATGAACTCGAATACGTTTTCGGATGCTCCGGGTCAGGCGCATTCCTACAAATACGGCTCGCTCAGCCACACGAATGCTGCGACGCGCGCCCAGGCGATCGAGCACAATCTCGAATGTATCGAGATCGGCAAGGCAATCGGCTCCAAGGCGCTGACGGTGTGGATCGGCGACGGTTCGAATTTTCCGGGCCAGAGCCACTTCACGCGGGTGTTCGAGCGTTATCTCGCTTCGATGGCGGAGATCTACAAGGCACTGCCGGACGATTGGCGGCTGTTTTCCGAGCACAAGATGTACGAGCCCGCCTTCTATTCGACGGTGGTGCAGGACTGGGGCACGAATTATCTGATCGCCAATACGCTGGGACCGAAGGCCTTCTGCCTCGTCGATCTCGGCCACCATGCGCCGAACACCAATATCGAGATGATCGTTGCGCGCCTCATCCAGTTCGGCAAGCTCGGCGGCTTCCACTTCAACGATTCCAAATATGGCGACGACGACCTCGATGCCGGTGCGATCGAGCCCTACCGCCTCTTCCTCGTCTTCAACGAGTTGGTGGATGCCGAACATCGTGGGATCAGGGATTTCCGCCCGGCACATATGATCGACCAGTCGCATAACGTCACCGATCCGATCGAAAGCCTGATTTCCAGCGCCAACGAGATTCGCCGCGCCTATGCACAGGCTTTGCTGGTCGATCGGGTAGCACTTGACGATTTCCAGCAGGAAAACGATGCGCTGATGGCATCCGAGACGCTGAAGCGCGCCTATCGCACCGATGTGGAGCCGATCCTCGCCGAAGCCCGTCGCCGCACAGGCGGAGCGATCGATCCGGTCGCGGCCTATCGCGCCAGCGGTTATCGAAAACAGGTCGCCGCGGAACGCCCGGCCTCGACCAGCGGCGGCGGCGGGATCGTCTGA
- a CDS encoding DeoR/GlpR family DNA-binding transcription regulator: MHERERHRIILSAIQEKPVITVQDIAELTEASEATIRRDIASLHVQGKLRRVRGGAEAVHPPQIGQLAARSFRVSESVNIDKKRAIARRAVELCDEGDSVIINGGTTTFQMVHFMSARRLQVMTNSFAIAEHLVKHSKNTVTIPGGAIYREQSLILSPFDNDAIRNFYARRMFIGAQGVGPLGVMEADALVIQSEQKLMHQAEELIVMVDSSKFSRRSSLILCPLDRVTTVITDDGVTDDAARMIEDAGVKLIVAGAAAADMAKEDSSSAA; this comes from the coding sequence ATGCACGAACGTGAACGCCATCGCATCATCTTGAGCGCCATCCAGGAAAAGCCCGTCATCACGGTGCAGGATATCGCCGAATTGACCGAGGCTTCGGAAGCGACGATCCGGCGCGACATCGCTTCGCTGCACGTTCAGGGCAAGCTCCGGCGCGTCCGGGGCGGCGCGGAAGCGGTGCATCCGCCGCAGATCGGCCAGCTTGCCGCCCGCTCTTTCCGGGTGTCGGAATCGGTCAATATCGACAAGAAGCGCGCAATTGCGAGGCGCGCGGTCGAACTTTGCGACGAGGGCGACAGCGTCATCATCAACGGCGGCACGACGACGTTCCAGATGGTGCATTTCATGTCGGCCCGCCGCCTGCAGGTGATGACCAATTCGTTTGCGATCGCCGAACATCTGGTCAAGCATTCGAAGAACACGGTGACGATACCGGGCGGCGCGATCTACCGCGAGCAGAGCCTGATCCTGTCGCCCTTCGACAATGACGCGATCCGCAATTTTTATGCACGGCGCATGTTCATCGGGGCGCAGGGGGTCGGCCCGCTCGGCGTGATGGAAGCAGATGCGCTGGTGATCCAGAGCGAGCAGAAGCTGATGCACCAGGCCGAGGAACTGATCGTGATGGTGGATTCGTCAAAGTTTTCGCGCCGATCGAGCCTCATCCTGTGCCCGCTCGACCGGGTGACGACCGTCATCACCGATGATGGCGTGACCGACGACGCCGCACGGATGATCGAGGACGCGGGCGTCAAACTGATTGTCGCCGGTGCCGCCGCAGCGGACATGGCCAAGGAGGATTCTTCGTCGGCCGCGTGA
- the rhaS gene encoding rhamnose ABC transporter substrate-binding protein gives MKLAQKLTGKLALGVALAFAAMTTAASAADMKIALVVKSLGNGFFEAANKGAQEAAKELGGVQVIYTGPTSTTAEGQIEVINSLIAQGVDAIAISANDPDAVIPALKKAAQRGIKVISWDSAVAKEGRIMHLNPSSNELIGKMCLTLAKDHLEGGKGGFAILSATTTSTNQNTWIAEMKKQLKDFPGLNLVTTVYGDDLADKSYREAQGLLTSQPNVKVIVAPTTVGVLAASQAVKDAGKIGQVYVTGLGLPSEMAGAIKSGATKEFAIWNPIDLGYSATQIAYHLVKGDTDAKPGSAIKAGRMGSIKVGDNGEAAMADPFVYNAKNIDEFSKIF, from the coding sequence ATGAAACTTGCCCAAAAACTGACTGGGAAACTCGCTCTCGGCGTGGCACTTGCCTTCGCCGCAATGACGACGGCGGCAAGTGCCGCCGACATGAAGATCGCGCTGGTCGTCAAATCGCTCGGCAACGGCTTCTTCGAGGCGGCCAACAAGGGCGCACAGGAAGCTGCCAAGGAACTCGGCGGCGTCCAGGTCATCTATACCGGCCCGACCTCCACGACGGCCGAAGGCCAGATCGAAGTGATCAACTCGTTGATCGCACAAGGCGTCGATGCGATTGCCATCTCCGCCAACGATCCGGATGCCGTCATCCCGGCACTGAAGAAGGCCGCCCAGCGCGGCATCAAGGTGATCTCCTGGGATTCGGCGGTGGCCAAGGAAGGCCGTATCATGCACCTGAACCCGTCTTCCAACGAGCTGATCGGTAAGATGTGCCTGACGCTCGCCAAGGACCACCTGGAAGGTGGCAAGGGCGGTTTCGCCATCCTTTCGGCGACCACCACCTCGACGAACCAGAACACCTGGATTGCCGAGATGAAGAAGCAGCTCAAGGATTTCCCTGGCCTGAACCTCGTCACGACAGTCTATGGTGACGACCTCGCCGACAAGTCCTATCGCGAAGCGCAAGGTCTCTTGACCTCGCAGCCGAACGTCAAGGTCATCGTCGCTCCGACCACGGTCGGTGTGCTCGCCGCCTCGCAGGCCGTCAAGGATGCCGGCAAGATCGGCCAGGTCTACGTGACCGGTCTCGGCCTGCCGTCCGAAATGGCCGGCGCCATCAAGTCCGGCGCCACCAAGGAATTCGCCATCTGGAACCCGATCGACCTTGGTTACTCGGCCACCCAGATCGCCTATCACCTCGTCAAGGGCGATACCGACGCCAAGCCCGGCTCGGCGATCAAGGCCGGCCGCATGGGCTCGATCAAGGTGGGCGACAATGGCGAAGCCGCCATGGCCGACCCCTTCGTCTATAATGCCAAGAACATCGACGAGTTCTCCAAGATCTTCTGA
- a CDS encoding bifunctional rhamnulose-1-phosphate aldolase/short-chain dehydrogenase, translated as MSGQTRLLENRWDDVQAAKLDEPGKLLYRSNLLGADKRITNYGGGNTSAKVMETDPLTGEKVKVMWVKGSGGDVGTIKLDGFATLYMDKLEALKGLYKGVEDEDRMVGFLPHCTFNLNPRAASIDTPLHGFVPFTHVDHMHPDAIIAIAASRNSKELTQQVFGSEIGWLPWRRPGFQLGLDLEAFVKANPNAKGVVLESHGLFTWADDAKACYELTLDIINKAIEWFAKETEGKTIFGGAATKSLPAPERRAIVAKLMPEIRGRIGKAERKLGHFDDQDAVLEFVNSKDLKPLGALGTSCPDHFLRTKIRPLIVDFDPAKPDVDAVITALDKALEDYRADYSRYYETCKHDNSPAMRDPNPVIFLVPGVGLLSFARDKATARIAGEFYVNAINVMRGASTVSEYQGLPEQEAFDIEYWLLEEAKLQRMPKPKSLAGQVAFVTGGAGGIGRATAARLMGEGACVVLADIDGGALDTTRADFEKSFGRDVVRGVLLDVTTEDAVITAFAEACVEFGGVDILVSNAGIASSAPVEETTLAMWSKNIDILATGYFLVSREAFRLFRRQKLGGNIVFVASKNGLASSPNASAYCTAKAAEIHLARCLALEGADAGIRVNTVNPDAVLRGSKIWNGEWREQRAASSKIEVDDLEEHYRKRSLLKLNVFPEDIAEAIYFLASDASAKSTGNIINVDAGNAQSFTR; from the coding sequence ATGTCGGGCCAAACCCGCCTTCTCGAAAACCGTTGGGATGATGTTCAAGCTGCCAAGCTCGATGAGCCCGGCAAGCTGCTCTATCGCTCCAATCTTCTCGGTGCCGACAAGCGCATCACCAATTACGGCGGCGGCAATACCTCGGCCAAGGTGATGGAAACCGATCCGCTGACCGGCGAAAAAGTGAAGGTCATGTGGGTGAAGGGGTCGGGCGGCGATGTCGGCACGATTAAGCTCGATGGTTTCGCCACCCTCTACATGGACAAGCTGGAAGCGCTGAAGGGGCTCTACAAGGGTGTCGAGGATGAGGACCGGATGGTCGGTTTCCTGCCGCACTGCACCTTCAACCTCAATCCGCGCGCCGCTTCCATCGATACCCCGCTGCACGGTTTCGTGCCGTTCACGCATGTGGACCACATGCACCCGGATGCGATCATCGCGATTGCGGCTTCCAGGAATTCGAAGGAGCTGACGCAGCAGGTCTTCGGTTCCGAAATCGGCTGGCTGCCTTGGCGGCGGCCGGGTTTCCAGCTCGGGCTCGATCTCGAAGCGTTCGTCAAGGCTAACCCGAATGCCAAGGGCGTCGTGCTGGAAAGCCACGGCCTGTTCACCTGGGCCGATGACGCCAAGGCCTGCTACGAGCTGACGCTCGACATCATCAACAAGGCGATCGAATGGTTCGCCAAGGAGACCGAAGGCAAGACGATCTTCGGTGGCGCCGCGACCAAGAGCCTGCCCGCGCCGGAGCGCCGGGCGATCGTCGCGAAACTGATGCCGGAGATCCGCGGCCGGATCGGCAAGGCGGAGCGCAAGCTCGGCCATTTCGACGATCAGGACGCGGTGCTGGAATTCGTCAATTCCAAGGACCTGAAGCCGCTCGGCGCGCTCGGCACTTCCTGCCCGGACCATTTCCTGCGAACGAAAATCCGTCCGCTGATCGTCGATTTCGATCCCGCGAAGCCGGATGTCGATGCGGTCATCACTGCGCTTGACAAGGCGCTCGAAGATTATCGCGCCGATTACAGCCGCTATTACGAGACCTGCAAACACGACAATTCGCCCGCCATGCGCGACCCCAACCCGGTGATCTTCCTGGTTCCGGGCGTCGGCCTGCTGTCGTTTGCGCGTGACAAGGCGACGGCCCGTATTGCCGGCGAGTTCTACGTCAACGCCATCAACGTGATGCGCGGGGCGTCCACGGTTTCCGAATATCAGGGCCTGCCGGAGCAGGAGGCCTTCGACATCGAATACTGGCTGCTCGAAGAGGCGAAGCTGCAGCGCATGCCGAAGCCGAAAAGCCTTGCCGGACAGGTGGCCTTCGTCACCGGCGGCGCCGGCGGCATTGGGCGGGCGACCGCAGCCAGGCTGATGGGCGAGGGTGCCTGCGTGGTGCTTGCCGATATCGACGGCGGCGCTCTTGATACGACCAGGGCAGATTTCGAAAAGTCCTTCGGCAGGGATGTGGTGCGTGGGGTCCTGCTCGACGTGACGACCGAGGACGCGGTGATCACGGCGTTTGCCGAGGCCTGCGTCGAATTCGGCGGCGTCGATATCCTCGTCTCGAATGCCGGGATTGCGTCTTCCGCGCCGGTCGAGGAAACCACGCTTGCGATGTGGAGCAAGAATATCGACATCCTGGCGACGGGTTATTTCCTCGTGTCGCGCGAGGCATTCCGGTTGTTCCGCCGCCAGAAGCTCGGCGGCAATATTGTCTTTGTCGCTTCCAAGAACGGGCTTGCCTCCTCGCCCAATGCATCTGCCTATTGCACTGCCAAGGCCGCCGAAATCCATCTCGCCAGGTGCCTGGCGCTGGAAGGCGCCGATGCCGGCATTCGCGTCAATACGGTCAATCCGGATGCGGTGCTGCGCGGCTCCAAGATCTGGAATGGCGAATGGCGCGAACAGCGGGCGGCTTCCTCCAAGATCGAGGTGGACGACCTGGAGGAGCACTACCGCAAGCGGTCGCTGCTCAAGCTCAATGTCTTCCCGGAGGATATTGCGGAGGCAATCTATTTCCTCGCCAGCGATGCCTCGGCCAAGTCGACGGGGAATATCATCAACGTGGATGCCGGCAACGCCCAGAGCTTTACGCGGTAA